In bacterium, the DNA window CATATTCTCGCAATGCCACAACTTCATCACTTGAATGTTCAATGGTTTTATAATTAATACCTGAATAATTTAATAACTCACGGCGAGAAAATGATTGTGATGCCAAATACAAAATATCGCGGTTCATACTAAACTCTTTCACTAAAAAATTTTATGCGGCTTGCCACGTTCCTGAAAAATTTTGTTTAACTTTACCTTCAAGATGCAATTCAAACAATTTATTTTGTACTTCGTCTAACGATAAACCGGTAGCCACGCACAACTCGTCAAGCGTCTGCGGCCTTTGCAAACAGACCAAAATCGGATCAAGCTCTCCGACGGGCTCAGGATTTTTTTGCACAACTGTTTCTATTGTTTTTTGTCCCATCCGCGGCTCAGCAACTACTCGCTTGGCGGGCACTATAATTTTATCTTGATTTTCTTGTTGTGGCACATGCCCAAATTCTTCAAGAATGGCATGAACGTTGTGAACACTTTTGGCCCCTTGCGCGATGAGCCTGTTGCAGCCAAAACTTAATTCGCTAAAAATTGAACCCGGCACTGCAAAAACTTGCCTGCCTTGCTCAAGCGCAAAATGAGCGGTAATAAGTGCACCGCTTTTTTCCGCCGCTTGCACCACTACACAACCTTGCGACATGCCGGCAATAATGCGATTACGCGCTGGGAAATTGCCACGATCAGGACCAGAATGCAACGGAAATGGCGATATAAGTGCCCCACCGCGCTCACACACTTGTTTGAATAGCCGTTCGTTTTCTTGCGGGTACAAGTCTAACAACCCTGAACCAAGAACAACAAACGTCTTGCCACCAGCGTTTAATGTTTCTTGATGCACCATCGTATCGATACCGCGCGCACCACCGCTCACCGTCTCAAAACCAGTCTGCACCAATTGCGGCACGAGCAACGACACAGCACGCTGGCCATAAGAATCTGCCAAACGCGCACCAACAAACGCAAGGCGTGGGCCTACTGGCTCAGGCAAAGAGCCTTGAACATACAACACCGTTGGCGGAACATGAATATGCCGCAGCAACATTGGATAGTCTGCATCGAGCAGCGTGATTAAACGAACATCGATTTTTTCAAGCGATTGCAGTTCTTTTTCGAGTAATGTTCTGTCGGCTAATCCATCACACAACGCGTGTGCAACTTTGGCAGACAAACCCATATGCAAAAAATCTGCCACACTCAAATGATAAAGATTTTCTAAATCAAATAAGGTTGTTGGCAAGCGATCGATATAATCGTCACACCACTGATCAGGCGATTGTTGCTGCGTAAAATACGAAAGTATTTTTAAAATACCTACTGGACCTATGCCAGAAAGCAAAAGCAGGTGCAAAAGCACCTGCCTATTTTTTTCATGAATCAATGTCTGCCCCCAAAAGCCCTACATCCATCAAACCGTTAAATTACTTAATTGTCCTCTTCGTCATCTTCATCGTCAATGACAGGCTCTTCTTCTTCCTCAATATCATCAAGGAAATCCTCTTCAAGAAGTCCATCATCTTCCATGACATCATCTTCTTCTAACACAGGGCTATGCGACACTTTTGGCGCATCTCCGGCTTCAGGACTTTGCTGCCCATTGGCCTCATCGTCTTGCTCGCCCTCTTGCGGCTCAAAAGCCAACAATGCTGAAAGATTTTGTCCTTCATCAAGACGAACTAAGCGCACGCCCTTGGCTTGACGCCCCATGGTGCGAACCTCTTGTGGTGACAGACGAATTACTTTACCGTTAGTATCAATCAACAACAATTCAGATTGGTCGGTAACACTTACCAAGCCGATAACCATGCCGTTACGACCACCCGTTGGAATTGTTCTCACGCCAACACCACCACGGTGCGCAACACGGAAATCGGCAACTTTAACGCGCTTACCATAACCCATTGACGTTGCAAACAAGACCGCTCCTTCAGCGTGAATGATAACCATTCCAACCACAAAGTCGTTCTTACGCAAACTAATACCACGGACACCGGCAGCTTGACGGCCCATTGGACGAACTTCAGTTTCTTTGAAGTGAATACCTTGGCCATTGTTGGTTGCAATAATAATGGAATCGCTCCCGTTACTGATACCACAGAATGCCAACTCATCGCCTTCATTGAGGTTGAGTGCACGAATACCGGTACTACGCACTTTAACAAATGCCATAGCGTCAGTTTTTTTAATTTTACCTTGCTTAGTTACCATCACAATGAATTTATCTTTCATGTCTCTGGTACACAGCAATTTAACTACTTTTTCTTCAGGCGGCAGATTTAACACGTTAACAATTGCACGACCACGAGCAGTACGTGAACCTTCTGGCACTTGGAATACCGTCATGGTAAACAAACGACCAGTGTTGGTAAAGAACAACAACTCATCATGCGTTTGCGTTACGTACGCATCTTCCATCACATCATCAGCATCGGTTAAGTCGGCCATGCCTTTCTTACCCTTACCGCCACGATGTTGCATTGCGTACAACGACAATGGCACACGTTTAATGTAACCCTTGCGCGTCAACGTTACCACAACATCCTCGTCTGGAATCAAGTCAGCTTCGCTCAAAATATCAATTGCTGGGCCAATCTTTGTCCTGCGCTCATCGCCATACTGTTTTTTAATAATTTCAAGTTCTTCAACAACTTCTTGCTTTAATACAAGCTCGTCTTTTAATATCAATTCCAATTTTGAAATCAACTTATGAAGTTCACTAATTTCTAAATGAATCTTATCTTGCTCAAGACCAGTCAAGCGTTGCAAACGCATTTCAAGAATCGCCTTAGCCTGTTCTTCACTCAATTTGAAATTTTGATTAAGCAGCAGCATCGCTTCGCTTGCCGTTTGTGCACTCTTAACCAATGCAACAACTTGATCGATATTTTCGAGCGCCAAGAGTAAGCCAAGCAAAATATGCTCGCGCGCTTTGCTCTTTGATAAATCGAATTCAGTACGTTTGGTGATAATTTCTTTGCGAAAGAGAATGAAATGATCAAGCATTTCACGCAACGTAAACAATACCGGACGGTTTTGGTACAACGCCAACAAAATGATCGACATTGAAGATTGTAACGCCGTGTGTTTGTACAATTGATTCAAGGTGACTTGCGCATTTTCGCCACGCTTAATTTCGATAACCACCCGCATACCGGTACGGTCAGATTCATCGCGAATATCAGAAATGCTTTCAATAACTTTATTTTTAACCAAGTCAGCTATTTTGGTAATCAAATCAGCTTTGTTAACTTGGTAAGGAATTTCTCTGATAATTAACGCATTGCGGCGCTTATCTTCTTCAACATCAACAACACCACGCACCACCACACGGCCATGACCAGTACGATACGCTTTAACAATGCCAGCTCGACCACAAATAATACCGCCCGTTGGAAAATCTGGCGCAGGAACAATTTGGAACAAACGATCTTCAGACATGTCTGGATTTTTTAAAAGTTCAATACAAGCATCAACAATTTCGCGCAAGTTGTGGGGCGGTACCGATGTTGCCATACCAACCGCAATCCCTGATGAACCGTTAACCAACAAGCTTGGAATTTTTGCTGGCAACAAGGTTGGTTCTAAACGAGATTCGTCAAAGTTAGGAACAAATGGTACGGTTTCTTTTTCAATATCTGCTAAGATGTCGCGCGCAATTTTTGCCATACGCACTTCGGTATAACGCATTGCTGCCGCATTATCACCGTCAACAGAACCCCAATTTCCTTGACCATCAAGTAGCGGATACCGCTTAGAAAATTCTTGCACTAAACCAACAACGGTTTGATAAATTGCACCGTCGCCATGTGGATGGTAATTACCCATCACTTCACCCACGACGGTTGCTGATTTACGATATGGTTTATCATTATAGTAACCAAGTTTATGCATAGCATACAAAATACGACGATGAACCGGTTTCAAACCATCACGAACGTCAGGAAGAGCACGACTAACAATAACTGACATTGCATAGTCTAGAAATGACGTCTTCAGCTCTTTTTCAATAGAAAGAGGCGAGACACCAGGAATAATTTTTCCGTCATTACCATTATTACTTGTAGGCATGCGTTACCCCTCCTGATAAAGTATTTTTTAAAACTATCTGAAATTGTTAACAAGACTAAAACGTCCCAAAATAAGACCTTGTGTAATCATACTCTGCTTTGCTTTTTAAAGCAAGAATCGGCCCTTTTATTTTGGCAAAAGCGTCATAAAAAATCACAAGCAGAAAATATCACATGATAAAAAATATTTCTTGAAACCATAAGATTCCATGTGTTAATGCACATGCAAAAATACCTGCAAGAAAATCATCCAACATCACGCTCCAACCACCCCATGGCGCCGCGTCAATCCGATTGATGGGAAATGGTTTCACTATGTCAAAAAAACGAAACAGAACGAAAGCAATACCATACGCCATAAATGTGTGCGGCAATAAAAAAAGCGCAACGCCCATGCCAAAAAATTCGTCAATAACTATCCACGATGGATCTTGGTACTGCTCGACATGGTGCCGTTCAAATCCTTCGATAAGCTCAGGACGAACGGCGGAACTGATCAGTACACTACAACTGCGCACCCCAACAAAAAAAATCAGCAAAAGCAGTATGCTCAAAGCAACAATATTTTCTATGTTTAATCCGTAAAAAACGAGCAATGCTGCCATGCTACCAACGGTCCCCGGCATAATACCAACACCACCAAGATGGCAACAACTTGCAACAAGATAGGCAGCATAATCACTCAAATCAATCACATACTCAACGGCAGAATAAACGGTCAATCCGGCCAATGCGTACAGCATCGGATCAATAAACAAATTGAGCACTAAAGCAATGGTTGAATCTGAATCATTAAGCAACGCCATCAAGTACGCAAATAAAACATAAATGGTCATAAATTGCAAAAAGGTTTTCCATTTGGCGAGCTGAGAAGTAACCAATGAGCGACGACGTTGCGAAAGCACCATGCGTAAACCAGTAACCATAACATCGCGCACTACTAAGACGCCTAAGAACCAGAGAGGCACTAACCCAACTCGGTAAAAAGCAAAAAATACTGCACCAATTAATGCCTTATCGGCAATGGGATCTAGAAAGCTGCCCAGCTCTGTGGTGTGGTCGTAGCGCCGAGCAATATAACCGTCACACAAGTCAGTAAATGCAGCAATTGAAAAAACTACGATAGACACACCAAGATAACCATGCTCGGAAAAAAAAAGCCACAGAAAGATAGGCGTCAGTGCGATACGAAAAAGTGTTAAAATATTGGCAACATTAAACAAACGCTTCAAAGCTATCCATATGGCAAAAAGTAGTTAATAAACACACCGTTTGCTCAGTATAGCCTGAACAACCCAGAAGGTGAAGCAAACACACTAAAATTCAGCGTTAAACAGAATTCGTCCAGCCAAAGTTTTAGGAACATTGCGGCCTGCAACAATATAATCAACACCCACCGCTAAGCGATAAAAGTTATTAAATTGATAGGCATACTCAGCGCCAAGGCGATGATGCATTTGATGCGTATTGTGTGTCCAAATAGAAGCATCAAAAATATCGTCACTGCGTCTAAAACCAAGATAATCACGACCTTTAATTTTGAGTTCATAATAAAGATCTAAGAATGCACGATTCCAAATAACACGCTCAAAAACGTTACCAAATTTTACGTCAAACTCAAGGCCTGGTTGTATTTTAGTGCGGCGCGCATTGTCTGCAAAGTAACGCACCGTTGCATCTTGTTCACTAAAAGTTGGGGTACCGTTAAAGGTAACATTTTGAGCCAAAACCATTAAATCTTTAGGCGCCTTACCAGTTGCATAACTTACGGTCTCTGGCACACGACGATTAACATTTGCTTTAATGCTGTATAAAAAGCGTGTATGCAAATACGGATTTAACCACCAGGAATAACCCCACAACATTGAAGCAAAGCCACCAACTTGAGTAAAACCACCATTACCAAGTTCTGGTGACCACAAGTTTTGTGTATTCAGCAAACGACCAGTTGGAAATACACCGTGCACACCAATCAAGAACCGCTCCATGGCGCTGGTTGTAAATTCATAATGCAAGAAAGCATTTAAATCCCC includes these proteins:
- the gyrA gene encoding DNA gyrase subunit A, yielding MPTSNNGNDGKIIPGVSPLSIEKELKTSFLDYAMSVIVSRALPDVRDGLKPVHRRILYAMHKLGYYNDKPYRKSATVVGEVMGNYHPHGDGAIYQTVVGLVQEFSKRYPLLDGQGNWGSVDGDNAAAMRYTEVRMAKIARDILADIEKETVPFVPNFDESRLEPTLLPAKIPSLLVNGSSGIAVGMATSVPPHNLREIVDACIELLKNPDMSEDRLFQIVPAPDFPTGGIICGRAGIVKAYRTGHGRVVVRGVVDVEEDKRRNALIIREIPYQVNKADLITKIADLVKNKVIESISDIRDESDRTGMRVVIEIKRGENAQVTLNQLYKHTALQSSMSIILLALYQNRPVLFTLREMLDHFILFRKEIITKRTEFDLSKSKAREHILLGLLLALENIDQVVALVKSAQTASEAMLLLNQNFKLSEEQAKAILEMRLQRLTGLEQDKIHLEISELHKLISKLELILKDELVLKQEVVEELEIIKKQYGDERRTKIGPAIDILSEADLIPDEDVVVTLTRKGYIKRVPLSLYAMQHRGGKGKKGMADLTDADDVMEDAYVTQTHDELLFFTNTGRLFTMTVFQVPEGSRTARGRAIVNVLNLPPEEKVVKLLCTRDMKDKFIVMVTKQGKIKKTDAMAFVKVRSTGIRALNLNEGDELAFCGISNGSDSIIIATNNGQGIHFKETEVRPMGRQAAGVRGISLRKNDFVVGMVIIHAEGAVLFATSMGYGKRVKVADFRVAHRGGVGVRTIPTGGRNGMVIGLVSVTDQSELLLIDTNGKVIRLSPQEVRTMGRQAKGVRLVRLDEGQNLSALLAFEPQEGEQDDEANGQQSPEAGDAPKVSHSPVLEEDDVMEDDGLLEEDFLDDIEEEEEPVIDDEDDEEDN
- the dprA gene encoding DNA-protecting protein DprA, with protein sequence MIHEKNRQVLLHLLLLSGIGPVGILKILSYFTQQQSPDQWCDDYIDRLPTTLFDLENLYHLSVADFLHMGLSAKVAHALCDGLADRTLLEKELQSLEKIDVRLITLLDADYPMLLRHIHVPPTVLYVQGSLPEPVGPRLAFVGARLADSYGQRAVSLLVPQLVQTGFETVSGGARGIDTMVHQETLNAGGKTFVVLGSGLLDLYPQENERLFKQVCERGGALISPFPLHSGPDRGNFPARNRIIAGMSQGCVVVQAAEKSGALITAHFALEQGRQVFAVPGSIFSELSFGCNRLIAQGAKSVHNVHAILEEFGHVPQQENQDKIIVPAKRVVAEPRMGQKTIETVVQKNPEPVGELDPILVCLQRPQTLDELCVATGLSLDEVQNKLFELHLEGKVKQNFSGTWQAA
- the pgsA gene encoding CDP-diacylglycerol--glycerol-3-phosphate 3-phosphatidyltransferase, with translation MKRLFNVANILTLFRIALTPIFLWLFFSEHGYLGVSIVVFSIAAFTDLCDGYIARRYDHTTELGSFLDPIADKALIGAVFFAFYRVGLVPLWFLGVLVVRDVMVTGLRMVLSQRRRSLVTSQLAKWKTFLQFMTIYVLFAYLMALLNDSDSTIALVLNLFIDPMLYALAGLTVYSAVEYVIDLSDYAAYLVASCCHLGGVGIMPGTVGSMAALLVFYGLNIENIVALSILLLLIFFVGVRSCSVLISSAVRPELIEGFERHHVEQYQDPSWIVIDEFFGMGVALFLLPHTFMAYGIAFVLFRFFDIVKPFPINRIDAAPWGGWSVMLDDFLAGIFACALTHGILWFQEIFFIM